TTCTGTTAGAAAAGGCCATTCCACGTATACAGTTTTACCTACCAATTCGGACGCCATGCATGTTAAATCTTTCTCCGGCGACGACGATGGAACTATGTGTAATATCATATTATCCTTGTACGAATGGTGCTGGAACACTTTGACCTGTGcaacaatatatacatatatattcaaAGTATAGTATATATAGTATTTAATAGTATAATATATAGTActcaaaaaaatattgaaacttCACCTTGGCCTTCTCCAAACTGGCAGTATGCTTTATATATCTCAGCGTAGGGAAACCAGGACAGCatatatctaattttacatttgGATGCAATCCTTTGATTAATTTCGATCGTGGAACAAGAATATCTTCGGGATTGATTAACATCACCGCCGCATGGTTGTGCAGAGTATCAGGGAAATATTCTGGTGCTTTATTAACACCTCTATCCTCGTCTGTGTAAAAATACAAACACATTGGTCCATGTTTGTTCCTCGCGAGTTCCTCCGAAGTTAATTTCGAATAGCGTTGGGCCATAGCTGCAAAATACAATGAACGATTAGCTCTTTCCACAGAGAACGAAGTCCGTGAAACTAGTTCCACTTACCGCCCAGAAGAAGTTCTTCGTCTATAAACGGTAGAAGTACAACAGCTTCCCATTCTTGCTGTTTGCCGTTTAAATCTGTGAAAAACTCTTTCGGATAATACTCGATTATGGGGGATTTCTCGTCGGTCAGTAACGACTGAAACACTTCTGGTAATAACTTTCTACTGTACGGTGGCAGTACAGCCAGTAGCTGTTCGAATGGTAAAAATGGTCTCCCTAAATCAAACTCTAGTTTCAAATCCTTGAAATCTCTTATGTCTGAAATGTAAGGCGCGTAGTGGTACGGATAATACCACGACCAACTGCAGCATCCGTTATAGTAATAGTTTAAATTCCACTGTATTGCTCTGACGTACGCTTCAGCTTGTGTCCGTAGGAACttcctagaataatttcatgcGTGTAATTCAGACTTACAAAGTTATTTCGAACAACGAATAAAAAGTCAAAAATTTTATAGACTCACTCGTCTATATTGTCGCATTCCAATTTTTGCCTGTAGTATTCCTTTTTATGTTCGACAAATTCCGGATTATACATCTCGTCATCAGACATTTCGTCATCGTCGTCTTCGTCAGACCTTTCTTGCAACtatattaaaaagtattaaacaaAAGGTTCTGCGGGTAATCATGTAGTACATCTCTAAGTAAATATCACCTCGTCAGCTGCCATATCATCAGGTACACAGAAATGGTCAAACTCTTCGTCTAGTTCTCTATCTGAGGGAGAAATAACAACGTCGCCGTCTTCTTCTATTATTTTACAGATCGACTTATCGCACTCTGTAAAACGTTTCCCCATTTTACTTTCAAGCTCCTTCAGATCACCGTGTTGCAGCGAAAACTGTAGAAGGTCGAAATGACTGAGTCTTTCCATTAACTTCTCGAATCTGTCTAATCGTAGCGTTCCCGTATCGTTTATGTAACCTACAACAAAACTGCAGTTTTAAGTAACATCTGAAAGGTGTTTGATCTTCTTAAAACATCGCGCGTTCTTTTTTCTAAACATCACACACGTACCTTCTAAACTCGGCAACACGTCCATGTACACTTGATACAATATCGAATGTGCTCCGTGCGCGATATGTAAATTTGGCAAATGCGGAACAAAGTCATTCCCTACTAGGAAACCCATCAAAACCCAATCGTCGATAATCTTCTCGATATCGTAAGGGAACGGCAGTTTTTCTCTCAACAAAGAGAACTCGTGATCTATATACTCTCTTAACAGAGATAAATGAAAGAGACAGAACTTTGTCTCTTCTGGTGTTTGAATTTTCGATTGTTTTTTACCAAACTTCACTTCCTCtcttaataatgtaaaatatggTTCGTGAGTGCACAGACCCAACATTATTAAGTCTGCGTCTAGACCGTATAAACAATGTCTAGTATTTGGATTGTAGTCCGGTTGGGCCTTCATATAACGAATATAATCCATTATTTTATGTTCTCCTTCTCCCGGGACCTGGAACAATATTCGTATATTCGTCTATTCTTCGAACCACATACGTTTTCCTACTTTGCATGTTTTTATACCCGAGATCCGCTAAGTATAACTTTGCACTTCTGCCAAAGCACATCGGTCGAAATCTTgtaggaaataaaatattttaactgttCGTCCAACTTGGCCATAAACAACGTTCCTGGAGTTATACAATTCGAATCGAATCTATCTTTTATGTTTACTTCGCCATTTTCGTCCTTTGCGTTAGCTTCTAGTGCCTCAGATTCTTTCGCGACTCTGAAACGTCTACTCCTCTGTTGATTAATTTTTGCTCTTGGCGCTACACCGTCGATCGATATGAAAAACAACTGTTGCGGCTGTATtatgttaaataaaatttcaatgtaATGAAATATATTCTTGAATATAGTCTCCTCGGTGATACGAAATGTGATGTCAACATCGTTGGGGTGCGAGCATCCGTGTATGATACCATTCACGtctaaatataaattatcgAACACTGGTATCTGTAAACAATGAAATATCCGTTATACACGTTGGTGCTAACTAACACACGAATAAAATgataattaacgattgaagaaCAGTCGAAATAACACATTGATCATCGTGCGAAGGAATAAACAACAATACGACCCATTAAAAACGACAAAGAATTCGTAAAACAAAAAATCGTACGGACACGAGGAACCATAAGGCACGCATTGTTTGTTTCCTTTTTCGTTAATTACCTGATAGTCCTTTAAAAATTGGCAGACACAAGGATATCTTTCGCTTATGTATCTAAAGAACTTCGGTACCCCCATTTTAATCGCAAAGTTATTCTTTCAATAGTTCCAAGATATTCTGCGACCTGCACCGTGAATACTGAAGATTTCTTGTCAACAGACTTCTTACAAAAACTAAAAACTGTGTCCTTTAACTTTAACTTTATCGACTTTGCTTCAATGTATTTGTACAGAAATCGCATTCGCATAGAAAGGAAACTTCGGTGTAGTTACAGGTAACGCAGCGCTCGAAAGGCGAACAATGGTAACTCGTTCTCCCTAAAACCTGCTAAAACGAGAACATCGAcgctgccagccttacgggagtttcttacgccctctacgaTATATTGTGGCTGGAGTAGAAAACAGAAAACCGCtgagattctcgtcggtgagaaagAGAATCATCACGGAACCATATAGATTATCATGAAATGCAATGAAATGTTATATTCTCCGACAAACGTATGACAGATATTTTTCAGAAGCCTTATTCTACAGACCGGACAGCGAACATTTCATGgcatacgcaaaaatttagaaatgtaCTTTTTCCAAAGTGCAATTACCACTCGATAGGTAATACGTGAACGCTGACCATTTGTTGAAAAACAAATAATGTAATCAAATACATACAATACAtcgaatattatataaaaattgtgagaaTAATGATACAATATAAAAGGAAAAATGCGAAGAAACTGTATGATACATGCAGAACATCTCTTAATCCAAATTCAACGACGCTTGAACAGCAAGTTTGCTTTCTTCTTTCTGTCTTCGAACAGCTAGACGCATTGCTTTTAAAAATTCAGTTACAGTGCACTGTTCGGTTCGCAAGTAAAATGCGTGGGCTAGAAATGGGACTTTTCTCAAAACACGTCCGCTCAGACCGAGGCTTTCCTGGCATAGATCCATTAACTCATGACTATTCTCCGTGCTAGAGTTACTTATGTAGTCTAGCTTCTTTGAAGAAGACAAATCAAAGATCTCTTCCGGTTGAATGAGTTTTGTCTAAAATAAATATACTTGTATAAGTCGTATACTTCTTAAATTATTACAGAAAATTGTATTCGTTTACCCTCATTAATTCTTTGAGGCACGAGACATAGATTTTGTATATGGCTAGTTCAGTAGGATGTCCAATATATTGTTTTATGTCTGCTCTATCGACGAACGCCAGATCAATAGCTTCCGAGAGATTGCTGGTCGTCAGGATTAAAACGTTCGGGTATCTTTTTATTTGATCCAATTGCGTTAGCAACGCGTTCACTACTCTTATGGAGTCGGTTGGTTCCGTTCCATTATTGCACGATTTACGAGCGTGTGCCAAAGATTCTATTTCATCGATCAGAATGCATACGAACGTGTCCGAATTTTCAAGCCTACTCCTTAATTCATCGAATAGCTTCATAACTAGTTTTCCACTCTGGAAACGAAGAAAATTTACTCACACATTCATCGATATAATTCACGCAGTATCTTACTAGAATGTTACCTCTGAGAACCATTTTGAAAAAAGACTATGACTATTGATCTCAACAAATTCGCTATGAGTAAATTGATGTCCTAAGCGAATAGCTACTTTTTGGGCGAGGGCTTTGCACAGGCTAGTTTTACCAGTGCCTGGCGGCCCATGTAACAGTACCACTTTGTTCCAGCTTATAATATTGGAATTAACGCTATGCTCTGAAAATATCATCGTTGTCTCCACGAAATGTAACAACTGAgagaaaataaaacatttcagTGTGACCGGAGATGATAAAGACAGTTACAGAAATTGGAAGCATCTTCAACTAACGTCTTCTTTTATAGTTGAATCAAAGTAAAGACTTTCCCATAAGCAATAAAATTCTTTTGCAGGTAGAACCCAATGAGAAGACGCTACTAACTCTTCACAATCGTTTTGCATTGTCTCTACAGCTGTGATCTCTTCATTTAATCTGTACACATGAAACTTCAGAGTGGCATCTTGTACTTTCATATGAGATCTCTGCAATAAGTAAATTTGTTTTGATAAAATGTTTCAGGAAATCCATCTCATTCAATAATTACCTCCATGTCGTTCGTAGAACATATAATAGAGTCCACATGAATTTGTAGAGTAGGGTCTGTCAGATCTGCTCCATTTATAGTCGTTTCTAGCGGAATATCCTTCAATGCAGCTATTTCTTCGTACGCTAATTTCTCGATAAAGCTACGCGACCAGGCACTACAAAATAAAAACAACTATATAGGAGATTCAAATTTATTCTAAAACAAAATATCCATGTTGGTACAGATCAGTACAGATCCTACCTGTTGATATTTTGACAGATTTCCACATGCAACACGTCCAGGCCTTCCATCTTATTTTATCAAGGAAAACCTGTCGATCGTGCAAATATTTTTCGGGTAAAATTCAATACAAGTTTCCTTTATTTTCCGAGGAAAACTCCGCTGGTGTTTGAGGAAACTGGAGGAAACCGAACGAGTGTTTAAATTTCAAACAACACATTTGAAGTGCGAGAGGGAAGGTAAAGTAAAGTGTGAGAAAGACGCGAGGTTCATGCTCGATTCTTATTGTCAGTCTAGCGGTCCACAAAGCTTGTCCAATTTCCATTTGAAATTTCTATCGTTTCAGAGTTTATATTTGACCAGAGAGGAAATGTTCTCTCCGTTTCTGTTAATGAAAGTGTCAAAATAATAGTGAATCACGCGTTTACTTGGCTGTAACGGTTTTTTGCCAGTTTACATTTTGAATGTTGCCACGCTTTTCGAAAGAGATGGAAACATCAAGCatatatattgcatatatatagaTATGACGAAACCCTGAATTTTGTTCCGACCAATCACGAGACGTACCCGGAGCTCAATCTCCTTGAattagtgatgggcactatcgactaaattcaactatcgactagttactatttagtaactacatactatcgactatttagtcgatagttttcagtcgactgaattgGCTTATTTGACTGAATTGCGTTATTGGTTCATGTTCATTGCTCTCCATATTCGATGGTTTTCATGACGCTCAGCtttattagagagagagagaggttcctaaaattaaaaatatttaatgttattttatattttacatttgtcgtagtagaaattagtaataaaattaaattaaggtaaaaattccaaaattataattaatctaaCCTTAAATGATTATGGTCTCCACTATGAAGTTGAcccaaatttatatatatatatacatatattttaaatgttgaCATTTAAAAAGATCAATTGGTCTAAGTTTTTCGCTGAAAGTCTGTTTCTTCTTTCAGACATAATCTGTCCagcctttgaaaatattctctccGAGGGTACAGAGGTTGCAGGAATACAAAGATATTTATCTGCTATCTCGAAAAGCTGTGGCATTGTGCAATTATATTTGTTCCAAAATGCGACTGGACAACTCTTAATGTTTTCATATGGTAAATCTATGTATTGACGGATGATGGTTGTTACATTTTCAATATGCGTAGATTGGTTATTTAACTGTGACACTTTTGATACAAAAAAGTTCCAAAATTCATTGTTTTGAGATGGTTCTTCTGCTATGGCTCTATTTGCATTCGTTTCATGACTACTGGCTGTTCTTGCCAAGGaacttatttcttcttttaatatattctgtgctgTCTGTGCAATCCTATTGTCTTCAAATACAGCTATTTTAAACCTTGGATCTAATAGTGTGGCTATTAAAGTAATATTATTCTGTTCGATGTAGTTAAAtcttatttcaatattatttaaaatattattttttaaacgtaGTCCTGCTGTGGTTTCTGGTGTAATCATGTTTATAGCATTTTGAATTCCTCTTATTAAAGGAACAATTTTGGATGCTGTGGGATATTTTTCTGCTGATAAATCAGTTGTAACATATTCTAGTGGTTTCAATAACGGTATGATATCTTCTATGATTTCCCAGTGTTCAGCTGTAAGTGATGTGGGACTTCTGCTTAATGAAACTATGACAGcagacaaaggcacttttattgcAAACAGTCTCTCCAGCATCACGAGGCAAGAATTCCAGCGTGTTGCtacatctttttttatcttcaGTTCTGGTAAGCCCATTTGCTTTTGCATACTTCTTAATTTCTCTGCTGCTACAACACTTGTTTTAAAGTGCCCAACTAATGAACGgcagatttttaataaatttattatttcagtcACACCACTTATGGAATCGTTTACCACTAAATTTAACGTGTGTGCTGTACATGGCAAATGCATATAGCCTAAGTTACGTACAGCTCCTTTAATATTTGCACCATTATCTGTCACGACagcacaaattttatttgagaTTTGCCATTCCGATAAAATATCTTGAATACAGTGCGCAATATATTGACTTGTGTGGCTATTTGTTAAAAGATTAGTGGCTAATACGTTTGAgcgtaatttattttcaataaaataatgtgCAGTGATCGTTAAAAAGGATTGCATATTTAAATTGGTCCAGATATCTGTCGTAATAGAAACATGACttgtttttttcaagttttctaaaattatatttttagtgtCAATGTATAATTGTGGTAAGATGGTCCGTCCCAGTGTTCTTCGACTGGGAAGTTTATATCGTGGTTCAAGCTCCTTAATTAACTCATTAAAGCCTTCGTCTTCTACAATAGTTAGCGGTTGCAAATCTTTACAAATCATGGCTGCCACcagattatttaattttgtaatttttgtttgtGATAGATCATTTGAAGTTGTCCTCAATGTTAGCTGCCTTAAATGAACCCGAGACCTCTGCACCATACCTGGTAAGTCTTCATTTTGGATTGCCAAATTTGCATTTGAAGTGAAAGCCACCGATGTAATTCCTTGTGCTTGCGTTGATGTTCCAGGTGTAGCACTTGCAAGTTGATCATCCACGTCTATCGACTCTGCTTCTTCGTGCACGCGACGATCGGCTTCCAGCACTGTGAAATGTTTGCGCTTCAAATGGTCACTTAAATTGGATGTGTTTTTTGCACTTTTGTATTCTCTTTTACATAAGCGACACACGGCACTCGTTGGTGtcttttgttcaaaatattgccaCACTATTGAGCGcttttgtttatacatattgtattatatatacactATGAAAACTTATGTATACTACTAAACACTATTTTAGAACTCAGAATGTTTCCTCAACACGAGTTTATTTAAGAGAAAACTTGGTGTACGACGCGAGACCAGAGACCAACGACTTGTGACTAAGTGA
This window of the Lasioglossum baleicum chromosome 20, iyLasBale1, whole genome shotgun sequence genome carries:
- the Pch2 gene encoding pachytene checkpoint 2 protein isoform X2; translation: MERSHMKVQDATLKFHVYRLNEEITAVETMQNDCEELVASSHWVLPAKEFYCLWESLYFDSTIKEDLLHFVETTMIFSEHSVNSNIISWNKVVLLHGPPGTGKTSLCKALAQKVAIRLGHQFTHSEFVEINSHSLFSKWFSESGKLVMKLFDELRSRLENSDTFVCILIDEIESLAHARKSCNNGTEPTDSIRVVNALLTQLDQIKRYPNVLILTTSNLSEAIDLAFVDRADIKQYIGHPTELAIYKIYVSCLKELMRTKLIQPEEIFDLSSSKKLDYISNSSTENSHELMDLCQESLGLSGRVLRKVPFLAHAFYLRTEQCTVTEFLKAMRLAVRRQKEESKLAVQASLNLD
- the Pch2 gene encoding pachytene checkpoint 2 protein isoform X1, coding for MEGLDVLHVEICQNINSAWSRSFIEKLAYEEIAALKDIPLETTINGADLTDPTLQIHVDSIICSTNDMERSHMKVQDATLKFHVYRLNEEITAVETMQNDCEELVASSHWVLPAKEFYCLWESLYFDSTIKEDLLHFVETTMIFSEHSVNSNIISWNKVVLLHGPPGTGKTSLCKALAQKVAIRLGHQFTHSEFVEINSHSLFSKWFSESGKLVMKLFDELRSRLENSDTFVCILIDEIESLAHARKSCNNGTEPTDSIRVVNALLTQLDQIKRYPNVLILTTSNLSEAIDLAFVDRADIKQYIGHPTELAIYKIYVSCLKELMRTKLIQPEEIFDLSSSKKLDYISNSSTENSHELMDLCQESLGLSGRVLRKVPFLAHAFYLRTEQCTVTEFLKAMRLAVRRQKEESKLAVQASLNLD